One window of Hylemonella gracilis genomic DNA carries:
- the speB gene encoding agmatinase: protein MPDMSFAFLSHTSFLKAAPADASTPYAVAGIAWDGAVTNRPGARFGPRAIREASHMLCDAIHPHFDVTPLGLLGDAGDLPLPNTSLTGMRAAMMPLVAPLLRMHHMCWLGGDHSITLPLLRAYREWLGRPLAVIHFDAHCDTWQDHFGEPSGHGTWVYEAIQEGLVIPECFTQIGIRSSGERAAREYVRTQGGQIYTGRALRGLESPAQLTPLLSAIRERLQQHGHPPLYLTLDIDCLDPAYAPGTGTPEPGGMSSNQVLSILEELADLPFVGMDCVEVAPPYDHAELSSQAAAAFVWTYLCGRIAHEGSAKIQPR, encoded by the coding sequence ATGCCAGACATGAGCTTTGCTTTTCTTTCCCACACCTCGTTTCTCAAGGCGGCGCCCGCCGACGCCAGTACGCCTTACGCGGTCGCCGGGATTGCCTGGGATGGCGCGGTAACCAATCGTCCCGGCGCGCGCTTCGGCCCGCGCGCCATCCGCGAAGCCAGCCACATGCTGTGCGATGCGATCCACCCCCATTTCGACGTCACACCCCTGGGCCTGCTGGGTGATGCGGGCGATCTGCCCTTGCCCAACACCAGCCTGACGGGCATGCGCGCCGCGATGATGCCCCTGGTCGCCCCCCTGCTGCGCATGCATCACATGTGCTGGCTGGGCGGAGACCATTCCATCACGCTGCCTCTGCTGCGCGCCTACCGCGAATGGCTGGGCCGCCCATTGGCAGTGATCCATTTCGACGCGCATTGCGACACCTGGCAAGACCACTTTGGGGAGCCGAGCGGCCACGGCACCTGGGTATACGAGGCAATCCAGGAAGGATTGGTCATCCCGGAGTGCTTTACACAAATCGGTATCCGCTCCTCCGGGGAGCGTGCCGCGCGCGAATACGTGCGTACGCAGGGCGGGCAGATCTACACGGGTCGTGCTCTACGTGGGCTGGAAAGTCCGGCCCAGCTCACGCCGCTGCTGTCGGCCATCCGAGAGCGCTTGCAACAACATGGTCATCCGCCGCTGTATCTGACACTGGACATCGACTGCCTAGACCCGGCCTACGCGCCAGGCACAGGCACACCCGAACCTGGTGGCATGAGCAGCAACCAGGTGCTGAGTATCCTGGAGGAATTGGCCGACCTTCCTTTCGTGGGCATGGACTGCGTGGAAGTCGCTCCGCCCTACGACCACGCAGAACTGAGCAGTCAAGCCGCCGCCGCCTTTGTCTGGACCTATCTGTGCGGGCGCATCGCCCACGAGGGAAGTGCAAAAATACAACCCCGTTGA
- a CDS encoding FMN-dependent NADH-azoreductase, whose amino-acid sequence MKLLHVDSAITGANSVSRQLTQAIAAEWKAANPGATVDYLDLAINAPGHLDGQVLSGGFKDEVSERLVSQFLAADVIVVGAPLYNFSIPGQLKAWIDRLAQAGRTFRYTEKGPEGLAQGKTVIVASSRGGYYSNSEMGRALEHQESYLQAVFGFFGITDVRFVRAEGVNMGAEAKAKAISEAQASIKPTLAANQAQAKQAA is encoded by the coding sequence ATGAAACTGCTGCATGTTGACTCCGCCATCACTGGCGCCAACTCCGTCTCCCGCCAACTGACCCAGGCCATCGCCGCCGAATGGAAGGCTGCCAACCCCGGCGCCACGGTGGATTACCTCGACCTGGCCATCAACGCCCCCGGCCACCTGGACGGCCAGGTGCTGAGCGGCGGCTTCAAGGACGAAGTCTCCGAACGCCTGGTCAGCCAGTTCCTGGCTGCGGACGTGATCGTCGTCGGCGCGCCGCTGTACAACTTCTCCATCCCCGGCCAACTCAAGGCCTGGATCGACCGCCTGGCGCAGGCCGGCCGCACCTTCCGCTACACCGAGAAGGGCCCTGAAGGCCTGGCCCAGGGCAAGACGGTCATCGTGGCCTCCAGCCGCGGTGGTTACTATTCCAACAGCGAAATGGGCCGCGCCCTGGAACACCAGGAGAGCTACCTGCAAGCCGTGTTCGGCTTCTTCGGCATCACCGACGTGCGTTTCGTGCGCGCAGAAGGCGTGAACATGGGCGCCGAAGCCAAGGCCAAGGCCATCTCCGAAGCGCAGGCCAGCATCAAGCCCACGCTGGCGGCCAACCAGGCTCAGGCGAAGCAAGCCGCCTGA
- a CDS encoding LysR family transcriptional regulator, with protein MQDLNDMLYFAEVVERGGFAAAGRVLGIPKSRLSRRIAELELRLGVRLLQRTTRKLSLTQAGEIYLRHCAAVRDEAQAAHDALTAVQVEPRGVIRVACPITLAQTTVGHLVPHFMAQYPQVRVEMRVSNRVVDLVEEGVDVALRVRVSLDDSGSLVVKHLGESRSMLVAAPDLLVRQGQPRTVQDLANLDTVAMSAVEGRSTLRLLGPELSGKRSEHLLNHQPRYVADDLVTLQHAVQRGIGMTALPDYLCHTALADGRLVEVLPGWAPQAGIVHAVFPSRRGLNPAVRRFLDFLGAHLRGHEIVIGEEVCVPSLQDTWTPSGSGSAPSGVAPG; from the coding sequence ATGCAGGATCTGAACGACATGCTTTATTTCGCCGAGGTGGTTGAGCGCGGCGGATTCGCGGCCGCGGGCCGGGTGCTCGGTATTCCCAAGTCGCGTCTGTCACGCCGGATCGCCGAACTAGAGCTGCGGCTGGGTGTGCGCCTCTTGCAGCGCACCACGCGCAAGTTGTCGCTGACGCAAGCCGGTGAGATCTACCTACGCCACTGCGCCGCTGTCCGGGATGAGGCGCAGGCGGCCCACGATGCCTTGACGGCTGTGCAGGTGGAGCCGCGCGGCGTCATCCGCGTGGCCTGTCCCATCACGCTGGCTCAGACCACGGTGGGCCATCTGGTTCCGCATTTCATGGCCCAGTACCCTCAGGTGCGCGTGGAGATGCGCGTGAGCAATCGCGTTGTGGACCTGGTTGAGGAGGGCGTGGACGTGGCCTTGCGCGTGCGTGTCTCGCTGGACGACAGCGGCAGCCTGGTGGTCAAGCACCTCGGAGAAAGCCGCTCAATGCTGGTGGCTGCACCGGACCTGCTGGTCCGGCAGGGTCAGCCACGGACGGTGCAAGACCTGGCCAACCTGGACACGGTGGCCATGTCCGCCGTGGAAGGTCGCTCTACGCTGCGTCTGCTCGGCCCTGAACTCAGTGGGAAAAGATCGGAGCACTTGCTGAACCACCAGCCGCGTTACGTGGCGGACGATCTGGTGACGCTGCAGCACGCCGTGCAACGCGGCATCGGCATGACGGCCCTGCCGGACTACCTGTGCCACACGGCCCTGGCCGATGGCCGTCTGGTGGAAGTCTTGCCCGGTTGGGCGCCGCAGGCCGGCATCGTCCACGCCGTCTTTCCCTCACGGCGCGGCTTGAATCCCGCCGTCAGGCGCTTTCTGGATTTTCTTGGAGCGCACCTGAGGGGCCATGAGATCGTGATCGGCGAGGAGGTCTGCGTGCCCTCTCTCCAGGACACCTGGACGCCTAGCGGGTCTGGCTCGGCCCCGAGCGGTGTCGCGCCGGGCTGA
- a CDS encoding aspartate/glutamate racemase family protein, with amino-acid sequence MRELLLINPNTTTEITETLAALVRASSPSDVNVHAVTATFGAPYIADEAGYAVAGHATLQAWRRASAERSAPFDGVIVGCFGDPGLFALRETASCPVTGLAEAALLEAVQVMDASSQTSGSGRSAIVTGGAAWGPMLRKLLPALSGGQRVSAIETVPLSGAQLRADPVAAHALLVEACRKVRAELGVDAIVLGGAGLGGLAAVLQDQVDVPLIDSVRAAARQIWSAPRSASLGCPHWL; translated from the coding sequence ATGCGCGAACTGCTACTCATCAACCCCAACACAACGACCGAAATCACCGAAACCCTAGCCGCGCTGGTGCGCGCGTCCAGTCCCTCGGACGTGAACGTGCACGCCGTCACGGCGACCTTCGGCGCGCCCTACATCGCTGACGAAGCGGGGTATGCCGTGGCCGGACATGCCACGCTGCAGGCCTGGCGACGGGCCAGCGCGGAACGCAGTGCGCCGTTCGACGGCGTGATCGTCGGCTGCTTCGGCGACCCGGGGCTCTTCGCCCTGCGCGAGACCGCGAGCTGCCCGGTCACGGGACTGGCGGAAGCCGCGCTCCTGGAGGCGGTTCAGGTCATGGATGCGTCAAGCCAAACCAGCGGGTCAGGTCGATCCGCCATCGTGACGGGTGGCGCGGCCTGGGGTCCCATGCTGCGCAAACTGTTGCCCGCCTTGAGCGGCGGCCAGCGCGTGAGCGCCATCGAGACCGTGCCACTCAGCGGCGCCCAGTTGCGCGCCGACCCGGTGGCGGCGCATGCCCTGCTGGTGGAGGCTTGTCGCAAGGTGCGGGCCGAACTTGGGGTGGACGCCATCGTCCTCGGCGGCGCCGGCCTGGGCGGTCTGGCGGCCGTGCTGCAAGATCAGGTCGACGTGCCGCTGATCGACAGTGTGCGGGCCGCCGCGCGCCAGATCTGGTCCGCCCCCCGCTCGGCCAGCCTGGGTTGTCCGCACTGGCTGTGA
- a CDS encoding (2Fe-2S)-binding protein produces MQVKFKVNGMLANVDVPPNTLLVHALREQLRLTGTHVGCDTAQCGACTVIVNGRAIKSCNTLAAQHEGADITTIEGLAKPDGTLHPMQAAFKECHGLQCGFCTPGMVMSAVDLCRHHPKAGEAEIRELLEGNLCRCTGYQNIVKAVQHGRTAMGA; encoded by the coding sequence ATGCAAGTGAAGTTCAAAGTCAACGGCATGCTCGCGAACGTTGACGTTCCTCCCAACACCTTGCTTGTGCATGCCTTGCGCGAGCAACTGCGTCTGACCGGCACCCATGTTGGCTGCGACACGGCGCAGTGCGGCGCCTGCACCGTGATCGTCAATGGCCGGGCCATCAAGTCCTGCAACACCCTGGCCGCGCAGCACGAAGGCGCGGACATCACCACCATCGAGGGCCTGGCGAAACCCGACGGCACGCTGCACCCCATGCAGGCCGCCTTCAAGGAATGCCACGGCCTGCAATGCGGCTTCTGCACGCCGGGCATGGTCATGAGCGCGGTGGACCTCTGTCGCCACCACCCGAAGGCTGGCGAGGCCGAGATCCGTGAACTGCTTGAAGGCAACCTCTGTCGCTGCACCGGTTACCAGAACATCGTCAAGGCCGTGCAACACGGACGGACGGCGATGGGCGCATGA